The following coding sequences are from one Streptomyces venezuelae window:
- a CDS encoding TetR/AcrR family transcriptional regulator, producing MNNSQQRGSDRSAARRAELIAIGRKLFADTSYDALSMDDIARHAGVAKGLIYYYFKSKRGYYLAIIEDSVADLVARAGRHDDLPPVERVRRTVDGYLRYAENHQAAYRTIISGGVGFDAEVHAIRDGVREALIGAIAEGAYGRKDIPQLARTALIGWLCGVEGITLDWIDRPGLARETVGSLLVRTLGDTLRVIEYFEPSYPAPARP from the coding sequence TTGAATAATAGTCAACAGCGCGGCAGCGACCGCTCGGCGGCGCGCCGTGCCGAACTCATCGCCATCGGCCGGAAGTTGTTCGCCGACACGTCCTACGACGCGCTGTCGATGGACGACATCGCCAGGCACGCGGGCGTCGCCAAGGGGCTGATCTACTACTACTTCAAGTCCAAGCGCGGCTACTACCTGGCGATCATCGAGGACTCCGTCGCCGACCTCGTGGCCCGCGCGGGCCGCCACGACGACCTGCCGCCCGTGGAGCGGGTGCGGCGCACCGTCGACGGCTACCTCCGTTACGCGGAAAACCACCAGGCGGCGTACCGCACCATCATCAGCGGTGGCGTCGGGTTCGACGCCGAGGTGCACGCGATACGGGACGGCGTGCGCGAGGCGCTGATCGGGGCCATCGCCGAGGGAGCGTACGGCCGCAAGGACATCCCGCAGCTGGCGCGCACGGCGCTCATCGGCTGGCTGTGCGGTGTGGAGGGCATCACGCTCGACTGGATCGACCGCCCCGGCCTCGCGCGGGAGACGGTCGGCTCGCTCCTGGTGCGGACACTCGGGGACACGCTGCGGGTGATCGAGTACTTCGAGCCGTCGTACCCGGCGCCCGCGCGGCCCTGA
- a CDS encoding phosphotransferase family protein, translating to MATAPRPRTTTRDPEDLARRLSAWLDTRLPGAKAAGVTVPESNGMSSETLLFTVEHPEPPLRHCALRLAADPAAYTIFPVYDMPRQYRTMRLVAEHTDVPVPRVLWLEEDPGPLGAPFFVMERVEGRVPPDVMPYTYEGNWLHAATDAERAHLEEASVRVLAHLHDQVPPEAASFLAPPGDGSPLRRHVAAQRAYYAWVVDGLPRSPLIEGAFDRLDELWPRDEGDAVLNWGDARIGNIVYDGFEPAAVLDWEMAAFAPREVDLGWTVYLHRFFQDLTVSFGQRGLPDFQRRDRVEAAYARLTGHTPRDMDFYTLYAALRHAIVMLRVAYRQVHFGEAPPPADAGAADTLILHHDSLVAMVQGTYW from the coding sequence ATGGCAACGGCACCCCGTCCCCGTACCACCACGCGCGACCCGGAAGACCTCGCCCGCCGCCTCAGTGCCTGGCTCGACACGCGACTGCCCGGCGCCAAAGCGGCCGGAGTGACCGTCCCGGAGTCCAACGGCATGTCCAGCGAGACCCTGCTCTTCACCGTCGAGCACCCCGAACCCCCGCTCAGACACTGTGCGTTGCGTCTCGCGGCGGACCCGGCGGCGTACACAATCTTCCCCGTCTACGACATGCCGCGGCAGTACCGCACGATGCGGCTCGTCGCCGAACACACCGACGTGCCGGTCCCGCGGGTGCTGTGGCTGGAAGAGGACCCGGGCCCGCTCGGGGCGCCGTTCTTCGTCATGGAGCGGGTCGAGGGACGCGTCCCGCCGGACGTCATGCCCTATACGTACGAGGGCAATTGGCTGCACGCGGCGACCGACGCCGAACGCGCGCACCTCGAAGAGGCCTCGGTCCGCGTCCTCGCCCACCTGCACGACCAAGTGCCCCCGGAAGCGGCTTCGTTTCTCGCGCCGCCGGGCGACGGCAGCCCGCTGCGGCGCCACGTGGCGGCCCAACGCGCCTACTACGCATGGGTGGTGGACGGGCTTCCCCGCTCACCCCTCATCGAGGGCGCCTTCGACCGCCTCGACGAACTGTGGCCCCGGGACGAGGGTGACGCCGTGCTCAACTGGGGCGACGCGCGCATCGGGAACATCGTCTACGACGGTTTCGAGCCGGCCGCCGTCCTCGACTGGGAGATGGCGGCGTTCGCCCCGCGCGAGGTCGACCTCGGCTGGACCGTCTACCTCCACCGTTTCTTCCAGGACCTCACGGTGAGCTTCGGCCAGCGGGGGCTGCCGGACTTCCAGCGCCGCGACCGCGTCGAGGCGGCGTACGCCCGGCTCACCGGGCACACACCGCGCGACATGGACTTCTACACGCTCTACGCGGCCCTGCGGCACGCGATCGTCATGCTGCGCGTCGCCTACCGGCAGGTCCACTTCGGCGAGGCCCCGCCGCCGGCCGATGCCGGGGCCGCGGACACGCTGATCCTGCACCACGACAGCCTGGTCGCCATGGTGCAGGGCACCTACTGGTGA
- a CDS encoding RNA polymerase-binding protein RbpA, which translates to MSERALRGTRLVVTSYETDRGIDLAPRQAVEYACQNGHRFEMPFSVEAEIPPEWECKVCGAQALLVDGDGPEEKKGKPARTHWDMLMERRTREELEEVLEERLAVLRSGAMNIAVHPRDSRKSA; encoded by the coding sequence ATGAGTGAGCGAGCTCTTCGCGGCACGCGCCTCGTGGTGACAAGCTACGAGACCGACCGCGGCATCGACCTGGCACCTCGCCAGGCCGTGGAGTACGCATGCCAGAACGGACATCGTTTCGAGATGCCGTTCTCGGTCGAGGCGGAGATCCCGCCGGAGTGGGAGTGCAAGGTCTGCGGGGCCCAGGCACTCCTGGTGGACGGCGACGGACCTGAGGAGAAGAAGGGCAAGCCGGCGCGTACGCACTGGGACATGCTCATGGAGCGCCGCACCCGAGAGGAGCTCGAAGAGGTCCTCGAGGAGCGTCTCGCGGTTCTCCGGTCCGGTGCCATGAACATCGCGGTGCACCCGCGTGACAGCCGCAAGTCCGCCTGA
- a CDS encoding MFS transporter, translating to MSTDTVKRTAADGSEAAERRREQRGWYVYDWACSVYSTSVLTVFLGPYLTEIAKAAADPEGYVHPLGIPVRAGSFFAYTVSVSVIVSVFVMPLAAAAADRTGRKKPLLAVAAYVGAAATAGMFFLEGERYLLGGLLLIVANASLAVSMVLYNSYLPQIAPPEERDAVSSRGWAFGYASGALVLVANLVLFLAHDGFGVSESTAVRICLASAGLWWGAFTLVPLKRLRDRRTPAHEAGAAPRGGWRQLRSTVRDMRRHPHTLAFLLAYLVYNDGVQTVISQASVYGSEELGLGQSTLIVAVLLVQVLAVAGALAMGRLARTYGAKRTILGSLVAWTATIGAGYFLPAGAPAWFFVLAAGIGLVLGGTQALSRSLFSHLVPRGKEAEYFSAYEISDRGMAWLGPLIFGLTYQLTGSYRDAIVSLVAFFLLGFALLVRVPVRRAVRDAGNPVPDRI from the coding sequence GTGAGCACCGACACCGTGAAGAGAACAGCGGCCGACGGTTCCGAGGCCGCCGAACGGCGGCGCGAGCAGCGGGGCTGGTACGTCTACGACTGGGCGTGCTCGGTCTATTCGACGAGCGTCCTGACCGTGTTCCTGGGGCCCTACCTCACGGAGATCGCCAAGGCGGCCGCGGACCCCGAGGGATACGTGCATCCGCTGGGCATCCCGGTCCGCGCGGGTTCGTTCTTCGCGTACACGGTCTCCGTGTCGGTGATCGTGTCGGTCTTCGTCATGCCGCTGGCGGCTGCGGCCGCCGACCGCACGGGCCGCAAGAAACCCCTCCTCGCCGTCGCCGCGTACGTGGGTGCGGCCGCCACGGCGGGCATGTTCTTCCTGGAGGGGGAGCGCTATCTCCTCGGCGGTCTCCTGCTGATCGTCGCCAATGCCTCGCTGGCCGTGTCGATGGTGCTCTACAACTCCTACCTGCCGCAGATCGCGCCTCCGGAGGAGCGGGACGCGGTCTCGTCGCGCGGCTGGGCCTTCGGGTACGCGTCGGGCGCCCTGGTCCTGGTGGCGAACCTCGTCCTGTTCCTCGCCCACGACGGCTTCGGCGTCTCCGAGTCGACGGCGGTCCGCATCTGTCTGGCGTCGGCCGGTCTGTGGTGGGGCGCCTTCACCCTCGTACCCCTGAAGCGGCTGCGGGACCGGCGGACGCCCGCGCACGAGGCCGGAGCGGCGCCCCGGGGCGGGTGGCGGCAGCTGCGGTCGACCGTGCGGGACATGCGGCGCCACCCCCACACGCTCGCGTTCCTCCTCGCCTACCTGGTCTACAACGACGGGGTCCAGACGGTGATCTCCCAGGCGTCCGTCTACGGCTCCGAGGAGCTCGGTCTCGGTCAGTCCACGCTGATCGTCGCGGTCCTGCTGGTCCAGGTGCTCGCGGTCGCGGGGGCCCTCGCCATGGGACGACTCGCCCGGACGTACGGCGCCAAGCGGACCATCCTCGGGTCGCTCGTGGCCTGGACGGCGACGATCGGCGCCGGGTACTTCCTGCCCGCCGGCGCACCCGCGTGGTTCTTCGTCCTGGCCGCGGGGATCGGGCTGGTACTCGGCGGCACCCAGGCCCTGTCCCGTTCCCTCTTCTCGCACCTGGTGCCGCGCGGCAAGGAGGCCGAGTACTTCTCCGCGTACGAGATCAGCGACCGCGGGATGGCGTGGCTGGGACCGTTGATCTTCGGCCTCACGTATCAGCTCACGGGAAGTTACCGGGATGCCATCGTGTCGCTCGTGGCGTTCTTTTTGCTCGGTTTCGCCCTGCTCGTACGGGTACCCGTACGGCGCGCGGTGCGCGACGCGGGCAATCCCGTACCCGACAGGATTTAG
- a CDS encoding glycoside hydrolase family 18 protein, with product MLRPTTSRASFRALVATTCCAVLGAGLLAGAGTASAGQDKGTTTKAAAGSKVVGYFTEWGVYDRNYHVKNIETSGSANKLTHINYSFGNVQGGKCAMGDAYAATDKAYTADQSVDGVADTWDQPLRGNFNQLRKLKKKHPNLKVLWSFGGWTWSGGFTEAAKNPAAFAQSCYDLVENSKWADVFDGIDIDWEYPNACGLTCDTSGRDAYKKLMSAVRSKFGSGNLVTAAIPADASAGGKLDAADYAGAAQYVDWYNPMTYDYFGAWDAKGPTAPHSPLTSYTGIPKDGYNSDATIKKLKGLGIPSNKLLLGIGFYGRGWTGVTQKAPGGTATGPAAGKYEQGIDDYKVLKTKCPANGTVGGTAYAHCGNNWWSYDTPATIATKMNYKNQQGLGGTFFWELSGDTSNGELIKAIN from the coding sequence ATGCTCAGACCGACCACCTCCCGCGCCTCCTTCCGGGCGCTCGTCGCCACCACCTGTTGCGCCGTACTCGGCGCCGGTCTGCTGGCCGGCGCGGGCACCGCCTCCGCCGGACAGGACAAGGGCACGACCACGAAGGCCGCCGCCGGCTCCAAGGTCGTCGGCTACTTCACCGAATGGGGCGTCTACGACCGGAACTACCACGTCAAGAACATCGAGACGTCGGGTTCGGCCAACAAGCTGACGCACATCAACTACTCCTTCGGCAACGTCCAGGGCGGCAAGTGCGCGATGGGCGACGCCTACGCGGCCACGGACAAGGCCTACACGGCCGACCAGTCCGTCGACGGTGTGGCGGACACCTGGGACCAGCCGCTGCGCGGCAACTTCAACCAGCTCCGCAAGCTGAAGAAGAAGCACCCGAACCTCAAGGTGCTGTGGTCCTTCGGCGGCTGGACCTGGTCGGGCGGGTTCACCGAGGCGGCGAAGAACCCCGCGGCCTTCGCCCAGTCCTGCTACGACCTGGTCGAGAACTCCAAGTGGGCCGATGTCTTCGACGGCATCGACATCGACTGGGAGTACCCGAACGCCTGCGGTCTGACCTGTGACACCAGCGGCCGTGACGCGTACAAGAAGCTGATGTCCGCGGTGCGTTCGAAGTTCGGCAGCGGCAACCTGGTGACCGCGGCGATCCCGGCGGACGCCTCGGCGGGCGGCAAGCTGGACGCCGCCGACTACGCGGGCGCCGCCCAGTACGTCGACTGGTACAACCCGATGACGTACGACTATTTCGGCGCCTGGGACGCGAAGGGGCCGACCGCCCCGCACTCGCCGCTCACGTCCTACACCGGCATACCGAAGGACGGCTACAACTCCGACGCCACCATCAAGAAGCTCAAGGGCCTCGGCATCCCCTCGAACAAGCTGCTGCTCGGCATCGGCTTCTACGGCCGCGGCTGGACGGGCGTCACGCAGAAGGCGCCCGGCGGCACCGCGACGGGCCCGGCGGCGGGCAAGTACGAGCAGGGCATCGACGACTACAAGGTGCTGAAGACCAAGTGCCCGGCCAACGGCACGGTCGGCGGGACCGCGTACGCGCACTGCGGCAACAACTGGTGGAGCTACGACACCCCGGCGACCATCGCGACCAAGATGAACTACAAGAACCAGCAGGGCCTCGGCGGAACCTTCTTCTGGGAGCTCAGCGGCGACACGTCCAACGGTGAGCTGATCAAGGCCATCAACTGA
- a CDS encoding amidohydrolase — protein sequence MSQSTAPGNDPQDPSNHRTVLLRGGDVHSPADPFATAMVVERGHVAWVGSEGAADAFADGVDDVVDLEGALVTPAFTDAHVHTTATGLALTGLDLTGARSLADALVLVREHAAARPHDTVLLGHGWDAARWPGGRPPTRAELDEAAGGRPLYLSRIDVHSAVVTTALLDLVPGVTDRAGYRPDAPLTADAHHGVRAAALGAITPQQRTEAQRAALRRAASLGIGSVHECAGPEISDEDDFTGLLRLAADEPGPRVVGYWAEQDVRRAKELGAIGAAGDLFVDGALGSHTACLHEPYADAAHTGTAYLDAAAVAAHVVACTEEGLQAGFHAIGDAAVAAVVDGMRRAAEKVGAARVRAARHRVEHAEMLTPETIAAFAEFGLTASVQPVFDALWGGEDGMYAERLGAERARTLNPYAALLRAGVPLAFGSDSPVTPLDPWGTVRAAAFHRTPEHRVSVRAAFTAHTRGGWRAIGRDDAGILVPGAPADYAVWRTSDLVVQAPDDRVARWSTDPRSGTPGLPDLSPGAELPVCLRTVVGGRPVFVGPDE from the coding sequence ATGAGCCAGAGCACCGCCCCCGGGAACGACCCCCAGGATCCATCGAACCACCGCACCGTGCTGCTGCGCGGCGGCGACGTCCACAGCCCCGCCGACCCGTTCGCCACCGCAATGGTCGTCGAGCGCGGACATGTCGCCTGGGTCGGCTCCGAAGGGGCGGCCGACGCGTTCGCCGACGGCGTCGACGACGTGGTCGACCTCGAAGGAGCCCTGGTCACCCCGGCGTTCACGGACGCCCACGTGCACACCACGGCCACCGGCCTCGCCCTGACGGGACTGGACCTCACCGGGGCCCGCTCGCTGGCCGACGCACTCGTTCTCGTACGCGAACACGCCGCCGCGCGTCCGCACGACACCGTCCTGCTCGGCCACGGCTGGGACGCGGCCCGCTGGCCCGGCGGCCGACCGCCCACGCGCGCGGAACTCGACGAGGCGGCCGGTGGCAGGCCTCTCTACCTCTCTCGCATCGACGTCCACTCGGCCGTCGTCACGACCGCGCTGCTCGACCTGGTGCCCGGCGTCACCGACCGCGCCGGATACCGCCCGGACGCCCCGCTGACCGCCGACGCCCATCACGGGGTGCGCGCCGCGGCGCTCGGCGCCATCACCCCGCAGCAGCGCACGGAGGCCCAGCGCGCCGCCCTCCGTCGTGCCGCCTCGCTCGGCATCGGCTCCGTGCACGAGTGCGCGGGCCCCGAGATCTCCGACGAGGACGACTTCACCGGGCTGCTGCGGCTCGCCGCCGACGAGCCGGGCCCCCGCGTCGTCGGCTACTGGGCCGAGCAGGACGTGCGCCGCGCGAAGGAGCTCGGCGCGATCGGTGCCGCCGGTGACCTCTTCGTCGACGGCGCCCTCGGCTCGCACACCGCCTGCCTGCATGAGCCGTACGCCGACGCCGCCCACACCGGCACCGCGTACCTGGACGCCGCGGCCGTCGCCGCCCACGTCGTGGCGTGCACGGAGGAAGGCCTCCAGGCGGGCTTCCACGCCATCGGGGACGCCGCGGTGGCCGCAGTGGTCGACGGCATGCGCCGGGCCGCCGAGAAGGTCGGTGCGGCCCGCGTACGCGCCGCACGGCACCGCGTCGAGCACGCCGAGATGCTCACTCCGGAGACGATCGCCGCGTTCGCCGAGTTCGGCCTCACCGCGTCCGTCCAGCCCGTCTTCGACGCGCTGTGGGGCGGCGAGGACGGCATGTACGCGGAGCGCCTCGGTGCCGAACGCGCCCGCACCCTCAATCCGTACGCGGCCCTGCTGCGCGCCGGCGTGCCGCTGGCCTTCGGCTCCGACAGCCCCGTCACACCGCTCGACCCCTGGGGCACCGTCCGCGCCGCCGCGTTCCACCGCACGCCGGAGCACCGGGTCTCCGTACGGGCGGCGTTCACCGCCCACACCCGCGGCGGCTGGCGCGCGATCGGCCGCGACGACGCGGGCATCCTGGTGCCGGGCGCGCCCGCGGACTACGCCGTGTGGCGCACCTCGGATCTGGTGGTGCAGGCCCCGGACGACCGCGTGGCCCGCTGGTCGACCGACCCGCGCTCCGGCACGCCCGGCCTGCCGGACCTCTCGCCGGGCGCCGAACTCCCCGTCTGCCTGCGCACGGTGGTCGGCGGACGGCCCGTGTTCGTGGGGCCGGACGAGTGA
- a CDS encoding Lrp/AsnC family transcriptional regulator — MEELDRQIVQLLVKDGRMSYTDLGKATGLSTSAVHQRVRRLEQRGVIRGYAAVVDPEAVGLPLTAFISVKPFDPSAPDDIAERLAGVPEIEACHSVAGDENYILKVRVATPLELEHLLSRLRALAGVSTRTTVVLSTPYEARPPQV; from the coding sequence ATGGAGGAGCTGGACCGACAGATCGTGCAGCTGCTCGTCAAGGACGGGCGGATGAGCTACACCGACCTGGGCAAGGCCACGGGCCTGTCCACCTCGGCCGTGCACCAGCGCGTGCGCAGGCTGGAGCAGCGGGGTGTCATCCGCGGCTATGCCGCGGTCGTCGACCCCGAGGCCGTCGGGCTGCCGCTCACGGCTTTCATCTCGGTGAAACCGTTCGACCCCAGCGCCCCCGACGACATCGCCGAACGGCTCGCGGGCGTCCCGGAGATCGAGGCGTGCCACAGCGTCGCCGGCGACGAGAACTACATCCTGAAGGTCCGCGTCGCCACCCCGCTGGAGCTGGAGCACCTGCTCAGCCGGCTGCGGGCGCTCGCCGGCGTCTCCACGCGCACGACCGTCGTCCTCTCCACCCCGTACGAGGCGCGTCCGCCCCAGGTGTGA
- a CDS encoding polyprenol monophosphomannose synthase yields MNDGGGVSEAGDQGRRFGPLGTALVIIPTYNEAENIQSIVGRVRASVPDAHILVADDNSPDGTGKIADELAAEDEQVHVLHRKGKEGLGAAYLAGFRWGLDHDYGVLVEMDADGSHQPEELPRLLTALKGADLVLGSRWVPGGRVVNWPKHREFISRGGSTYSRLLLDVPIRDVTGGYRAFRRETLEGLGLGEVESQGYCFQVDLARRAVKAGYHVVEVPITFVERELGDSKMSQNIVVEALWRVTAWGVGERVGKVGKAIGRKQD; encoded by the coding sequence GTGAACGACGGCGGCGGGGTCTCCGAGGCAGGGGACCAGGGGAGGCGGTTCGGCCCGCTCGGCACGGCCTTGGTGATCATTCCGACCTACAACGAGGCGGAGAACATCCAGTCCATCGTCGGCCGGGTGCGCGCCTCCGTGCCGGACGCGCACATCCTGGTCGCCGACGACAACAGCCCCGACGGCACAGGCAAGATCGCCGACGAGCTCGCCGCCGAGGACGAGCAGGTCCACGTGCTGCACCGCAAGGGCAAGGAAGGGCTCGGCGCGGCCTATCTGGCGGGCTTCCGCTGGGGCCTCGACCACGACTACGGCGTGCTCGTCGAGATGGACGCGGACGGCTCCCACCAGCCGGAGGAACTGCCCCGGCTGCTCACCGCCCTCAAGGGCGCCGACCTCGTGCTCGGCTCGCGCTGGGTGCCGGGCGGACGGGTCGTCAACTGGCCCAAGCACCGCGAGTTCATCTCCCGCGGCGGCAGCACGTACTCGCGCCTCCTGCTCGACGTGCCGATCCGCGACGTGACGGGCGGCTACCGCGCCTTCCGCCGCGAGACCCTCGAAGGCCTCGGACTCGGCGAGGTCGAGTCGCAGGGGTACTGCTTCCAGGTCGACCTGGCACGCCGCGCCGTCAAGGCGGGCTACCACGTCGTCGAGGTGCCCATCACCTTCGTCGAGCGGGAGCTCGGCGACAGCAAGATGAGCCAGAACATCGTCGTCGAGGCGCTCTGGCGCGTCACGGCCTGGGGTGTGGGCGAGCGGGTCGGCAAGGTCGGCAAGGCGATCGGGCGCAAGCAGGACTGA
- a CDS encoding acyl-CoA dehydrogenase family protein: MPDHITQSVERQLPTDEARDLLSLVRDIAQREIVPQAAEQEDAGRFPRELFALLSESGLLGLPYDSAFGGGDQPYEVYLQVLEELAAARLTVGLGVSVHSLSCHALAGYGTKEQQNDHLPAMLGGGLLGAYCLSEPAAGSDAASLRTKAVRDGDDWVISGTKAWITHGGVADFYTVLARTGPDGARGITAFLVPGDAEGLSAAAPEKKMGMKGSPTAQINFDGVRIPDSRRIGDEGQGFAIALSALDSGRLGIAACAIGVAQAALDEAVRYATERRQFGRPIADFQGLRFMLADMATQIEAGRALYLSAARLRDAGRPFAKQAAMAKLLCTDAAMKVTTDAVQVLGGYGYTADFPVERLMREAKVLQIVEGTNQIQRMVIARHLAGPDSR; this comes from the coding sequence ATGCCCGACCACATCACGCAGTCGGTGGAGCGTCAGCTGCCCACGGATGAGGCCAGGGATCTGCTCTCGCTGGTCCGGGACATCGCCCAGCGCGAGATCGTCCCGCAGGCCGCCGAGCAGGAGGACGCCGGGCGCTTCCCGCGCGAGCTTTTCGCGCTGCTCTCCGAGTCGGGGCTGCTCGGACTGCCCTACGACTCCGCGTTCGGCGGCGGCGACCAGCCGTACGAGGTCTACCTCCAGGTCCTGGAGGAGCTCGCCGCCGCGCGTCTGACCGTCGGTCTCGGCGTCAGCGTCCACTCCCTGTCCTGCCACGCCCTGGCCGGGTACGGCACCAAGGAGCAGCAGAACGACCACCTGCCCGCCATGCTCGGAGGCGGTCTCCTCGGCGCGTACTGCCTCTCCGAGCCCGCGGCCGGATCGGACGCGGCGTCCCTGCGCACGAAGGCCGTCCGGGACGGTGACGACTGGGTCATCAGCGGCACCAAGGCCTGGATCACGCACGGCGGCGTCGCCGACTTCTACACCGTGCTCGCCCGCACGGGACCGGACGGCGCCCGCGGCATCACGGCGTTCCTGGTGCCCGGCGACGCGGAGGGGCTGAGCGCCGCGGCGCCCGAGAAGAAGATGGGCATGAAGGGTTCGCCGACCGCTCAGATCAACTTCGACGGCGTACGCATCCCCGACTCCCGCCGCATCGGTGACGAGGGCCAGGGCTTCGCCATCGCGCTCTCCGCGCTGGACTCCGGGCGGCTCGGCATAGCGGCCTGCGCGATCGGGGTGGCCCAGGCGGCGCTCGACGAGGCCGTCCGGTACGCGACCGAGCGCCGGCAGTTCGGCAGGCCCATCGCGGACTTCCAGGGCCTGCGGTTCATGCTCGCGGACATGGCGACACAGATCGAGGCGGGCCGGGCGCTCTACCTCTCGGCGGCCCGGCTCCGGGACGCGGGGCGGCCCTTCGCCAAGCAGGCGGCCATGGCCAAGCTGCTGTGCACGGATGCCGCGATGAAGGTGACGACGGACGCCGTGCAGGTCCTCGGGGGGTACGGCTACACGGCGGACTTCCCGGTGGAGCGCCTCATGCGCGAGGCCAAGGTGCTGCAGATCGTCGAGGGCACGAATCAGATCCAGCGCATGGTCATCGCACGTCACCTCGCGGGTCCCGACTCCCGCTGA
- the fxsA gene encoding FxsA family membrane protein, protein MTTGAPPPIRPARPRRSGPLRFLPLAIAAWLVLEIWLLTLVAGATSGFVVFLLLVGGLVLGSAVIKRAGRRAFRKLSEAVQQQQSGVTPARETGGGGALTMLGGLLIILPGLISDALGLILLIPPVQKALGKYAERTFERKVREATPGGFGDAYQQARMHRPDGKVVQGEVIRDDEPPMRSPRPDDPQLPH, encoded by the coding sequence ATGACGACTGGCGCACCGCCTCCCATCCGACCCGCCCGGCCCCGGCGCTCCGGGCCCCTGAGGTTCCTGCCGCTCGCCATCGCCGCGTGGCTGGTCCTGGAGATCTGGCTGCTCACGCTCGTGGCGGGAGCCACGAGCGGGTTCGTGGTCTTCCTGCTCCTGGTGGGCGGCCTCGTGCTCGGCTCCGCGGTGATCAAGCGGGCCGGGCGCCGGGCGTTCCGCAAGCTCAGCGAGGCGGTGCAACAGCAGCAGAGCGGTGTGACGCCCGCCCGGGAGACCGGGGGAGGCGGCGCCCTGACGATGCTGGGCGGCCTGCTGATCATCCTGCCGGGCCTCATCTCGGACGCCCTGGGGCTGATCCTGCTCATTCCGCCGGTCCAGAAGGCCCTCGGGAAGTACGCGGAGCGGACCTTCGAGCGCAAGGTGCGCGAGGCGACGCCCGGCGGCTTCGGGGACGCCTACCAGCAGGCGCGGATGCACCGGCCCGACGGCAAGGTCGTGCAGGGCGAGGTCATCAGGGACGACGAGCCGCCGATGCGGAGCCCGCGTCCGGACGACCCGCAGCTGCCCCATTGA